The Phoenix dactylifera cultivar Barhee BC4 chromosome 9, palm_55x_up_171113_PBpolish2nd_filt_p, whole genome shotgun sequence genome window below encodes:
- the LOC103709426 gene encoding induced stolen tip protein TUB8-like, whose translation MASVEVEAAPAAPVETEAPAPAPASAPEEVVKAEVAAPVAEEPKAEEEAAPSKEEGVETEEKPAEEEKGEEVAAPEAVAATAETTEEVKPEAEPVAAPEAAPEEAKAPAVEEATEAEAPAPVEEPKAVEEEAAAATVVETKAEETSAASE comes from the exons ATGGCTAGCGTTGAG GTGGAAGCCGCTCCTGCTGCCCCTGTAGAAACTGAGGCTCCTGCTCCTGCTCCTGCTTCTGCTCCTGAGGAGGTAGTCAAAGCCGAGGTCGCGGCCCCAGTTGCAGAAGAACCAAAAGCAGAAGAGGAGGCAGCACCATCCAAAGAAGAAGGGGTGGAAACTGAGGAGAAGCCAGCAGAAGAGGAGAAGGGTGAAGAAGTTGCTGCCCCGGAAGCTGTTGCTGCTACAGCCGAGACTACAGAGGAAGTGAAGCCAGAGGCAGAACCGGTAGCAGCACCAGAAGCAGCTCCAGAGGAAGCCAAAGCTCCTGCAGTGGAGGAAGCAACTGAGGCTGAGGCTCCGGCACCAGTTGAAGAGCCTAAGGCAGTGGAAGAGGAGGCAGCAGCTGCCACAGTGGTGGAAACTAAGGCAGAGGAGACTTCTGCTGCCTCAGAGTAA
- the LOC103709443 gene encoding putative lipid-transfer protein DIR1 → MEEKPRTVAFALAIVLVVATTMEMSLASGAQGFCNMTRDELMACKPSISTAKPVEKPADACCTALSHADLPCLCAYKNSGMLPYLGIDPNLAMQLPAKCSVPAPAQC, encoded by the coding sequence ATGGAGGAGAAGCCAAGGACCGTGGCCTTTGCTCTGGCCATAGTCCTGGTGGTGGCCACCACCATGGAGATGAGCTTGGCGTCTGGTGCCCAGGGGTTTTGCAATATGACCAGGGACGAGCTGATGGCCTGCAAGCCCAGCATTAGCACGGCGAAACCCGTGGAGAAGCCCGCCGACGCGTGCTGCACGGCGCTCTCCCATGCCGACCTGCCCTGCCTCTGTGCCTATAAGAACTCCGGCATGCTGCCATACCTCGGCATCGACCCCAACCTCGCCATGCAGCTCCCGGCCAAATGCAGCGTCCCTGCACCCGCACAGTGCTGA
- the LOC103709424 gene encoding ras-related protein RABA5d-like, with protein MPSDAEEEYLFKVVIIGESAVGKSNLLSRYARDEFNLHSKATIGVEFQTQTLDIDGKEVKAQIWDTAGQERFRAVTSAYYRGAFGALVVYDISRRSTFDSVSRWLHELTTHSDTTVARMLVGNKCDLANIREVSVEEGKSLAEAEGMFFIETSALDSTNVKTAFEIVIKEIYNNVSRKVLNSDSYKAELSLNSVSITGNGTDESKQTTRKFSCC; from the exons ATGCCGTCGGATGCGGAGGAGGAGTATCTGTTCAAGGTGGTGATAATCGGGGAGTCGGCGGTGGGGAAGTCGAACCTGCTGTCGCGGTACGCGCGGGACGAGTTCAACCTGCACTCCAAGGCCACCATCGGGGTGGAGTTCCAGACCCAGACCCTGGACATCGACGGCAAGGAGGTCAAGGCCCAGATCTGGGACACCGCCGGCCAGGAGCGATTCCGCGCCGTCACCTCCGCCTATTACCGCGGCGCCTTCGGTGCCCTCGTCGTCTACGACATCTCCCGCCGCTCCACCTTCGACTCCGTCTCCCGCTGGCTCCACGAGCTCACCA CTCATTCAGATACAACTGTTGCAAGGATGCTGGTTGGTAATAAATGTGATTTGGCAAATATTAGGGAAGTGTCTGTTGAGGAAGGTAAAAGCCTTGCAGAAGCAGAAGGGATGTTTTTCATTGAGACTTCAGCCCTTGATTCCACAAATGTAAAGACAGCATTTGAGATTGTTATTAAGGAGATCTACAATAATGTCAGCAGAAAGGTCTTAAACTCAGATTCCTACAAAGCGGAATTATCACTCAACAGCGTAAGCATCACTGGCAATGGAACTGATGAATCAAAGCAAACAACCAGGAAATTCTCTTGCTGTTAG
- the LOC103709425 gene encoding asparagine--tRNA ligase, cytoplasmic 2-like produces MASEEGAAVDARQQQQSVEWFKYSKRVVLRSIVCREDKGLGLAGERAVVGGWVRSRKEKAGKGVARGPRQGAAPAPAQDVTCGEVAVFRVPILRSIARILMIKDEPVVQRPVAAPAKREPVVAYLRINDGSCIADLQIVVHSSMSLPGQDISIGTSVLVEGVLEKIPSPGRHVVQLKVEKILHVGIVDLKKYPLAETKFSFEFLRAYPHLRPRTSIVASVTRIRNILSYATHKFFQNNGFLFVHMPIITTTDSRVCSKMFHVTTLFSKSDDMEKLMTTDDHERVDLEVVKAAIKDKSKRIEELKRSDSNREALLDAQRDLQKANELALQLDKRQKSTSLKIKEVNFSNDFFSRPAYLSFSTGLHLESYACALSSVYTFGPIFQADDSQSPRNLAEMWMVEVELAFAELEDAINCVEDYLKFLCRSILESCSTDIKFMSKYMNKDCIGCLKSIGSSSFARITYAEALEILKEVKDHTFETKVEQDLSEEHESYLADKIYKRPVIIYEHPKEVKPFYMHVRDDGKTVSSFDIIAPKAGVLVRGSQREERIDMITKRIQELGLPQEQYDWYLDLRRHGTVKHSGFSLVFEKMVMFATGLDDIRDTIAFPRTHGSANT; encoded by the exons ATGGCTTCCGAAGAGGGCGCAGCCGTCGATGCGCGGCAACAGCAGCAATCTGTCGAATGGTTCAAGTACTCCAAGAGGGTGGTCTTGAGGTCGATCGTGTGTCGGGAAGACAAGGGGCTGGGATTGGCTGGAGAGAGAGCTGTGGTGGGGGGATGGGTCAGATCGCGAAAAGAGAAGGCGGGGAAGGGTGTTGCCAGAGGGCCGAGACAAGGTgcggcgccggcgccggcgcAGGACGTGACATGCGGCGAAGTCGCGGTGTTTCGAGTGCCAATCCTCAGATCAATTGCGAGGATTTTGATGATAAAAGATGAACCTGTTGTTCAGAGGCCTGTTGCAGCGCCAGCCAAAAGGGAGCCGGTTGTTGCTTACTTGCGGATAAATGATGGGTCTTGCATTGCTGACCTTCAG ATAGTAGTGCACTCCTCCATGTCTCTTCCTGGCCAAGATATCTCTATTGGAACTTCTGTCTTGGTAGAAGGTGTGTTAGAGAAGATACCATCGCCAGGCAGGCACGTTGTACAACTTAAAGTAGAGAAGATTCTACATGTTGGGATTGTTGATCTCAAGAAATATCCACTCGCAGAGACAAAGTTTTCTTTCGAGTTTCTCAGAGCTTATCCCCATCTTCGTCCTCGTACAAGTATT GTTGCATCTGTCACTCGCATCCGGAATATCCTATCTTATGCTACTCATAAGTTCTTCCAGAACAATGGATTCTTATTTGTTCACATGCCCATTATCACAACTACAGATTCGAGAGTTTGTAGCAAGATGTTCCATGTTACAACTCTTTTCAGCAAATCAGATGATATGGAAAAGTTAATGACAACAGATGATCATGAACGCGTCGACCTTGAAGTAGTCAAGGCTGCAATAAAGGATAAAAGCAAGAGAATTGAAGAGCTGAAAAGAAGTGACAGCAATAGAGAAGCTCTACTTGATGCGCAGCGAGATCTTCAGAAGGCTAATGAGCTAGCTCTACAGCTGGACAAGAGACAAAAATCAacctcattaaaaattaaagaaGTTAATTTCTCGAATGATTTCTTTTCTCGTCCAGCATATCTCTCTTTTTCGACAGGACTTCACCTTGAAAGCTATGCATGTGCACTCAGTAGTGTTTAcacatttggaccaatatttcAAGCAGATGATTCTCAGTCGCCAAGGAACTTGGCAGAAATGTGGATGGTTGAGGTTGAACTGGCTTTTGCGGAATTAGAG GATGCAATTAACTGTGTGGAGGACTACTTGAAGTTTCTTTGTCGCTCAATATTGGAAAGTTGTTCCACTGACATCAAATTTATGTCAAAATATATGAACAAGGACTGCATTGGTTGCCTTAAATCAATAGGATCAAGTTCTTTTGCTCGAATAACTTATGCAGAAGCATTGGAGATTCTAAAGGAG GTAAAGGATCATACATTTGAAACTAAAGTAGAACAGGATCTATCGGAGGAGCATGAGAG TTATTTGGCGGATAAGATATACAAAAGGCCGGTAATTATATATGAGCATCCAAAAGAAGTCAAGCCATTTTATATGCATGTCAGAGATGATGGGAAAACAGTTTCTTCTTTTGATATCATTGCGCCAAAG GCTGGAGTTTTGGTTAGAGGAAGCCAAAGGGAGGAGCGCATTGATATGATCACTAAGAG GATCCAGGAGCTTGGCCTACCTCAAGAACAGTATGATTGGTATCTGGATCTTCGAAGACATGGTACTGTAAAGCACTCAGGTTTCAGCCTTGTGTTTGAGAAAATGGTTATGTTTGCCACTGGCCTTGATGACATTAGAGACACAATAGCATTCCCCAGAACCCATGGCTCTGCAAATACATAA